The Streptomyces hundungensis genome contains the following window.
GCGAGCACCACGTCGTCGGGGTCGGCGTGCCCCGGCGGGAGTATCTCGGCGCCCATGGCGTCGACCAGCGGCTTGACCGCCTGGATGAGGGGGTGCTCCGTGGGCTCGGTCACTTCTCGCCCTCTCCGATCACATTGACCTGGAGCGAGACGCGGGTGGCGCCGGCCGCCAGGGCGCGGCGCAGCAGCGCGTCGACCGCGGTCAGCACCTCGTCCGCGCCGCCTTCCGCGGTGTTGCCGAAGGGGCCGACGTCGACCGCGTCGAGCCGGGCCGCCTGGATCACGTCGCGGGCGACCACGGCATGCGGGGGCGCCTCGTCGAGATCGAAGGGCTCGGTCGTGAACTCCACTCTCAATCGCACCCGCTCAACCTACTGCGAGGTGGGCGAAATCCGGGAGGCCCCCTTGACAAGCTCGCAGGTCCCACTGCAACCTTCCATCAAGCAGAAAACAACTTCCGCAATACGGAAGGAGCGCACACCCCTCATGGCCCCTCTTTTCTCGAATAAGCGCGGCTCGAACCAGCGCTTCGATGTAAACCTTTCGATCCTCTTCACGGAACTCCCGCTCCTGGAGCGCCCCGCGGCCGCCGCCGCGGCAGGCTTCACGGCGGTCGAGCTGTGGTGGCCCTGGATCGAGACCCCCACCCCCGAGCAGGCCGAGCTCGACGCCCTCAAGAAGGCGCTCGACGACGCCGGCACCCAGCTGGTGGGCCTCAACTTCTACGCCGGCGCCCTGCCGGGCCCCGACCGCGGCGCGCTGTCGATTCCCGGCGAGGAGTCGGACCGCTTCCGCGCCAACATCGAGGTGGCGGCCGACTTCGCCGCCTCGGTGGGCTGCAAGGCGCTCAACGCGCTGTACGGCAACCGCGTCGAGGGCGCCGACCCGCAGGTGCAGGACACCCTCGCCCTGGAGAACCTCGTCCTGGCGGCCCGCGCGGCCGACCGGGTCGGCGCGATCCTCCTGGTGGAGACCCTGAACAAGCCGGAGTCGCCGCTCTACCCGCTGGTGAGCGCCCCCGCCGCCATCGAGGTCATCGACAAGGTGAACACCGCGACGGGCCTGGGCAACGCCAAGTTCCTCCTCGACATCTACCACCTGTCGATGAACGGCGAGAACGTCTCCGAGGTCATCGAGGCGTACGCCGACAAGACCGGCCATGTGCAGATCGCCGACAACCCGGGCCGTGGCGCGCCGGGCACCGGCTCGCTGCCGCTGGAGGAGCTGCTCGACCAGCTGACCAAGGCCGGTTACGACGGCTGGGTGGGCCTGGAGTACAAGGCCCCCGACGCCGCCGCCTCCTTCGCGTGGCTCCCCGCCGAGGCCCGCGCGGCCGGCTGACCGCGCACCCGAACTTCTTGACGTACCACCGCAGTCAGAGAGGCACCCTCATGAGCAACCTCCCCAAGATCGCATGGGTCGGCCTCGGCATCATGGGCTCCCCCATGTCCGAGAACCTGATCAAGGCCGGCTACTCGGTCACCGGCTTCACCCTGGAGCAGGACAAGCTGGACCGCCTCGCGGCGGCCGGTGGCACCGCGGCCGGCTCGATCGCCGAGGCGGTCAAGGACGCCGACGTGATCATCACGATGGTTCCGGCCTCCCCCCAGGTGGAAGCCATCGCGTACGGTGAGGCCGGCAT
Protein-coding sequences here:
- a CDS encoding TIM barrel protein, coding for MAPLFSNKRGSNQRFDVNLSILFTELPLLERPAAAAAAGFTAVELWWPWIETPTPEQAELDALKKALDDAGTQLVGLNFYAGALPGPDRGALSIPGEESDRFRANIEVAADFAASVGCKALNALYGNRVEGADPQVQDTLALENLVLAARAADRVGAILLVETLNKPESPLYPLVSAPAAIEVIDKVNTATGLGNAKFLLDIYHLSMNGENVSEVIEAYADKTGHVQIADNPGRGAPGTGSLPLEELLDQLTKAGYDGWVGLEYKAPDAAASFAWLPAEARAAG